Proteins encoded within one genomic window of Amycolatopsis sp. 2-15:
- a CDS encoding SDR family NAD(P)-dependent oxidoreductase, giving the protein MILPGSTAAVKGDEGAGVYAASKAAVRSFARTWANELKHRRIRVNAIAPGPIETPSVRGAFSDPQQPEQFKEFFSALVPLGRMGSTDEIADAVLFLASSRSSFVTGSNLNVDGGFTQI; this is encoded by the coding sequence GTGATCCTCCCCGGCTCCACCGCGGCGGTGAAAGGCGACGAGGGCGCGGGCGTCTATGCGGCGAGCAAGGCCGCGGTGCGCTCGTTCGCGCGCACGTGGGCCAACGAACTCAAACACCGCCGGATCCGCGTCAACGCCATCGCGCCCGGTCCGATCGAGACGCCCAGCGTCCGCGGCGCGTTCAGCGATCCGCAGCAGCCCGAGCAGTTCAAGGAGTTCTTCTCCGCCCTGGTTCCCTTGGGCCGCATGGGAAGCACCGACGAAATCGCCGACGCCGTGCTGTTCCTGGCGTCGAGCCGGAGCAGCTTCGTCACCGGCTCGAACCTGAACGTCGACGGCGGCTTCACGCAGATCTGA
- a CDS encoding YczE/YyaS/YitT family protein, translating to MAVVDLSPLSVRRAPVRRGAQLLAGLALYGASMAMLTRAHLGLDPWDVLHEGITKLTGLSFGTVTAIASVFVLLLWIPLRQRPGIGTVANVVVISVTVDAVRAVLPDQHALALQILLLVGGVVLNAVATAVYVGARLGPGPRDGLMTGLTARTGWSVRLVRTGIEVTVLAVGWLLGGTFGVGTVLYALTIGPLTQALLPLVTWRTGRREEQQH from the coding sequence GTGGCAGTTGTCGACCTCAGTCCCCTCAGCGTCCGCCGAGCGCCCGTCCGCCGTGGTGCCCAGCTCCTGGCCGGTCTCGCGCTCTACGGCGCCAGCATGGCCATGCTCACCCGCGCCCACCTCGGCCTCGACCCGTGGGACGTGCTCCACGAAGGCATCACCAAGCTCACCGGCCTGAGCTTCGGCACGGTCACGGCCATCGCGTCGGTGTTCGTGCTGCTGCTGTGGATCCCGCTACGCCAGCGGCCCGGCATCGGCACCGTGGCCAACGTCGTGGTGATCTCCGTGACCGTCGACGCCGTCCGCGCGGTGCTGCCCGACCAGCACGCGCTCGCCTTGCAAATCCTGCTGCTCGTCGGCGGCGTGGTGCTCAACGCGGTGGCCACCGCCGTCTACGTCGGAGCCCGCCTCGGCCCCGGGCCGCGCGACGGGCTGATGACCGGCCTCACCGCGCGTACCGGTTGGTCGGTGCGGCTGGTGCGCACCGGGATCGAGGTGACCGTGCTCGCCGTCGGCTGGCTGCTCGGCGGCACCTTCGGCGTCGGCACCGTGCTCTACGCGCTTACGATCGGACCGCTCACGCAGGCCCTGTTGCCGCTGGTCACGTGGCGGACCGGGCGCCGCGAAGAGCAGCAGCACTAG
- a CDS encoding SDR family NAD(P)-dependent oxidoreductase, which yields MGEFDGKTAVITGGTTGIGLTAAQRLAAEGAYVFITGRRKPELDAAVASIGNATGVQSDVSKAADVDRLYDEASTTARP from the coding sequence GTGGGAGAGTTCGACGGCAAGACGGCAGTGATCACGGGCGGCACGACCGGCATCGGCCTCACGGCGGCGCAACGGCTGGCCGCGGAAGGCGCGTACGTGTTCATCACGGGCAGGCGCAAACCCGAGCTCGACGCGGCGGTGGCGTCGATCGGGAACGCGACGGGCGTGCAGAGCGACGTCTCGAAAGCCGCCGACGTGGATCGGCTCTACGACGAGGCCTCAACGACGGCGCGTCCGTGA
- a CDS encoding D-cysteine desulfhydrase family protein, translating to MTFDFDRFPVFDAFPRAGLGTGPTPLLAAPRLGEALGLPRLMLKRDDVHPLGVGGNKLRKLDFHLGAALAAGADTVITFGALQTNHGRQTAAACARLGLRCELVLTAKVPREGEAYEHSGNIPLDLLFGARLHICATVEEAERTYEELLASADYEGRKVFTVPVGGSDALGTLGYVSATHELAQQLSALGIGSARIVAPHASGGTSAGLALGTAMLGNLGADFACVSHPLDEATDNLTHLVTSAAQLLGVDTPSLDHVRMSDSTMGEGYGIPAPSTWGALRLFGRTEGVVLDPVYSGKAAAALVEWAAAGRFDPEETVVFVHTGGLPGLYGYAPEFVAAMQE from the coding sequence ATGACGTTCGACTTCGACCGGTTTCCCGTTTTCGACGCGTTCCCGCGGGCGGGGCTCGGCACCGGACCGACGCCGCTGCTGGCGGCGCCGCGACTGGGCGAGGCGCTCGGGCTGCCGCGGCTGATGCTCAAGCGCGACGACGTCCACCCGCTCGGCGTCGGCGGCAACAAGCTGCGCAAACTCGACTTCCACCTCGGCGCGGCGCTCGCCGCCGGCGCCGACACGGTGATCACCTTCGGGGCTCTGCAGACCAACCACGGACGCCAGACGGCGGCGGCGTGCGCGCGGCTCGGGCTGCGCTGCGAGCTCGTGCTGACGGCGAAGGTGCCGCGCGAGGGCGAGGCCTACGAGCACTCCGGCAACATCCCACTCGACCTGCTCTTCGGCGCCCGCTTGCACATCTGCGCCACCGTCGAAGAAGCCGAGCGCACCTACGAAGAGCTGCTCGCGTCGGCCGATTATGAGGGCCGCAAGGTCTTCACCGTCCCCGTCGGTGGGTCCGACGCGCTCGGCACCCTCGGCTACGTCTCCGCGACGCACGAGCTCGCACAGCAGCTCTCGGCGCTCGGCATCGGCAGCGCGCGCATCGTCGCGCCCCACGCGAGCGGCGGCACCTCCGCCGGCCTCGCGCTCGGCACGGCGATGCTCGGCAACCTCGGCGCCGATTTCGCCTGTGTGAGCCACCCGCTCGACGAGGCCACCGACAACCTCACACACCTCGTCACGTCAGCCGCGCAGCTGCTCGGCGTCGACACGCCGTCGCTCGACCACGTGCGCATGAGCGACTCCACCATGGGCGAGGGCTACGGCATCCCGGCGCCCTCGACGTGGGGCGCGCTGCGGCTGTTCGGCCGCACCGAAGGCGTGGTGCTGGACCCGGTCTACTCCGGCAAGGCCGCCGCCGCGCTCGTCGAATGGGCCGCGGCCGGCCGGTTCGACCCGGAGGAGACGGTGGTGTTCGTGCACACCGGCGGCCTGCCCGGGCTGTACGGCTACGCGCCGGAGTTCGTCGCCGCGATGCAGGAGTGA
- a CDS encoding VOC family protein, whose protein sequence is MGAVPTFGSTVFDCPDPAALAGFYRAVLDWPEPDVHADGDWARLVNPAGGARLEFQQVADYRAPSVERPQQAHLDLDVDDLEAAHTRVLSLGAKLLDDSPSTFRVYADPVGHPFCLCAC, encoded by the coding sequence ATGGGTGCTGTTCCGACGTTCGGCTCGACCGTCTTCGACTGCCCGGACCCGGCCGCGCTCGCCGGCTTCTACCGCGCGGTGCTCGACTGGCCCGAACCTGACGTGCACGCGGACGGCGACTGGGCCCGGCTCGTCAACCCGGCTGGCGGCGCGCGCCTGGAGTTCCAGCAGGTGGCGGACTACCGCGCGCCCTCGGTGGAGCGGCCACAGCAGGCGCACCTCGACCTGGACGTGGACGACCTGGAAGCCGCGCACACCCGCGTGCTTTCCCTGGGTGCCAAGCTGCTCGACGACTCGCCCTCGACCTTCCGCGTCTACGCCGATCCGGTGGGTCACCCGTTCTGCCTGTGCGCCTGCTGA
- a CDS encoding protein phosphatase 2C domain-containing protein, whose amino-acid sequence MPEIAIAERAGVGADGLPRASEDHVVVLDNAVLLLDGATSPSPDLPPGGWYADLLVRRLADELRESPKEDLAVALASSIAGVAAEHGLEPGHSPSSTVSILRWDAAEVESLVLADSPVVAFGQFGVDVVADDRLVSLRDGGLLQTGADVRRRRNAEGGFWVAEADPAAASKAVRRSWPRPEVDAVLLATDGVSTGVDDYGLFGWPDVLRLARVNGPNAVLDAVRTAETQDPDGSRWPRAKRHDDQALVLAEFTGEAE is encoded by the coding sequence ATGCCCGAGATCGCGATCGCGGAGCGCGCGGGAGTAGGCGCGGACGGCCTGCCTCGCGCGAGCGAAGACCACGTCGTGGTGCTGGACAACGCCGTGCTGCTGCTGGACGGCGCCACGTCACCGAGCCCTGACCTGCCGCCCGGCGGCTGGTACGCGGACCTGCTGGTGCGCCGGCTGGCGGACGAGCTGAGAGAAAGTCCCAAGGAGGATCTCGCCGTCGCGCTGGCGTCGTCCATCGCCGGCGTCGCGGCGGAGCACGGGCTGGAGCCCGGGCACTCGCCGTCGAGCACCGTGTCGATCCTGCGCTGGGACGCGGCCGAGGTCGAATCCCTTGTGCTGGCGGACAGCCCGGTTGTCGCGTTCGGACAGTTCGGGGTCGACGTGGTGGCCGACGACCGTCTGGTCTCCCTGCGCGACGGCGGCCTGCTGCAGACCGGCGCCGACGTCCGGCGCCGCCGCAACGCCGAAGGCGGCTTCTGGGTCGCCGAAGCCGACCCCGCGGCGGCGTCGAAAGCCGTGCGGCGCTCGTGGCCACGCCCTGAGGTCGACGCCGTGCTGCTCGCCACCGACGGCGTGTCCACCGGGGTCGACGACTACGGCCTCTTCGGCTGGCCCGACGTCCTGCGTCTCGCTCGGGTGAACGGCCCGAACGCCGTGCTCGACGCCGTGCGAACCGCGGAAACGCAGGATCCCGACGGTTCACGCTGGCCGCGCGCGAAGCGGCACGACGACCAGGCGCTGGTGCTCGCGGAATTCACCGGCGAAGCCGAATAG
- a CDS encoding TetR/AcrR family transcriptional regulator gives METSKRHVGRPRAFDADVALDRAIEVFWNQGYEGASLTDLTAAMGITRTSMYAAFGNKADLYGLALDRYLHRDLAYAYDALAAPTAHSVASRYLHACADAVTTPGRPPGCFTVQSGLVSAPENADISAAVARARRAGEEALLTRFRRAVSDGDLSASDNPDDLARYVMTVGEGLAVHAVAGASRADLQRVVDVAMKAIPAPQD, from the coding sequence GTGGAAACTTCGAAGCGGCACGTCGGCCGCCCGCGCGCCTTCGACGCGGACGTCGCCCTCGACCGCGCCATCGAGGTCTTCTGGAACCAGGGCTACGAGGGCGCGTCGCTCACCGACCTGACCGCCGCGATGGGCATCACGCGCACGAGCATGTACGCGGCCTTCGGCAACAAAGCGGACTTGTACGGGCTCGCCCTCGACCGCTACCTCCACCGCGACCTGGCCTACGCGTACGACGCCCTCGCGGCCCCCACCGCCCACTCCGTGGCCTCGCGGTACCTCCACGCCTGCGCCGACGCGGTCACCACCCCCGGCCGCCCGCCGGGCTGCTTCACGGTCCAAAGTGGACTCGTGTCCGCACCCGAGAACGCGGACATCAGCGCCGCCGTGGCGCGCGCCCGCCGGGCCGGCGAAGAGGCCCTGCTCACCCGCTTCCGCCGCGCAGTATCCGACGGCGACCTGTCGGCCTCCGACAACCCCGACGACCTCGCGCGCTACGTCATGACCGTCGGCGAGGGCCTCGCCGTCCACGCCGTCGCGGGCGCTTCGCGCGCGGACCTGCAGCGGGTGGTGGACGTGGCGATGAAGGCGATCCCGGCTCCCCAGGACTGA
- a CDS encoding DUF445 domain-containing protein, giving the protein MEQLTPAKVTPADPPGGAAGEAEKRRGLRRMKQVALSFLLGATVVFLLTSWAESAGWPAWVGYVKAAAEAGMVGALADWFAVTALFRHPMGLRIPHTAIIPNKKDQLGNSLGDFVGSNFLSEDVIRDKLKRVEISRRLGGWLSQPDNAERVTSELATVVRGAVTVLRDEDVQAIMEQAVVKRIIDRPWGPPLGKILEGVFEDGAHHKLVDLMCDRAYEWVRDNHQAMLRVVSDRAPSWSPKFVDEMLADKVYGEVLSFAWAVKTDVNHPMRLALDKFLGEFAQDLQNDPKTMERAEQVKSQIVHHDEVQRLIGNAWATAKEMLLNAAEDPSSELRRRVRAGLQSLGERLITDDSLASKVDSWVEGAAAYLVKNYSKEITTIITDTVERWDAEETSRKIELQVGRDLQFIRINGTVVGALAGLVIYTVAQLLF; this is encoded by the coding sequence GTGGAGCAACTCACCCCAGCCAAGGTCACGCCCGCAGACCCGCCCGGTGGCGCCGCCGGTGAAGCGGAAAAACGGCGCGGCCTGCGGAGGATGAAGCAGGTCGCGCTGTCCTTCCTCCTCGGCGCCACGGTCGTCTTCCTGCTCACGAGCTGGGCGGAGTCGGCAGGCTGGCCCGCGTGGGTCGGCTACGTGAAGGCGGCGGCCGAAGCGGGCATGGTCGGCGCGCTCGCCGACTGGTTCGCCGTCACCGCGCTCTTCCGCCACCCGATGGGCCTGCGGATCCCGCACACGGCGATCATCCCGAACAAAAAAGACCAGCTCGGCAACAGCCTGGGCGACTTCGTCGGCTCGAACTTCCTCTCCGAGGACGTGATCCGCGACAAGCTCAAGCGCGTCGAGATCTCGCGTCGCCTCGGCGGCTGGCTTTCGCAGCCGGACAACGCCGAGCGCGTGACGTCGGAGCTGGCCACGGTCGTGCGCGGCGCCGTGACGGTGCTGCGCGACGAAGACGTGCAGGCGATCATGGAACAAGCCGTGGTCAAGCGCATCATCGACCGGCCGTGGGGCCCGCCGCTGGGCAAGATCCTCGAGGGCGTGTTCGAGGACGGCGCGCACCACAAGCTCGTGGACCTGATGTGCGACCGCGCGTACGAGTGGGTGCGCGACAACCACCAGGCCATGCTGCGGGTCGTCTCCGACCGCGCGCCGAGCTGGTCGCCGAAGTTCGTCGACGAGATGCTGGCGGACAAGGTCTACGGCGAGGTGCTGTCGTTCGCGTGGGCCGTGAAGACGGACGTGAACCACCCGATGCGCCTGGCGCTGGACAAGTTCCTCGGCGAGTTCGCGCAGGACCTGCAGAACGACCCGAAGACCATGGAACGAGCCGAGCAGGTCAAGAGCCAGATCGTGCACCACGACGAGGTGCAGAGGCTGATCGGCAACGCGTGGGCCACGGCCAAGGAGATGCTGCTCAACGCCGCCGAGGACCCGTCGAGCGAGCTGCGCCGGCGCGTGCGCGCGGGCCTGCAGTCACTGGGCGAGCGGCTGATCACCGACGATTCGCTGGCGTCGAAGGTGGACAGCTGGGTCGAGGGCGCCGCGGCGTACCTGGTGAAGAACTACTCGAAGGAGATCACCACGATCATCACCGACACCGTCGAGCGCTGGGACGCCGAGGAGACGTCGCGGAAGATCGAGCTGCAGGTCGGGCGCGACCTCCAGTTCATCCGCATCAACGGCACGGTGGTGGGCGCGCTGGCCGGGCTGGTGATCTACACGGTGGCGCAGTTGCTGTTCTGA
- a CDS encoding PLP-dependent aminotransferase family protein — protein sequence MSSHLPLGSRVSGTRLAVLLGEWRRRGSRQGAADLAAAVELQVLDGQLPIGTRLPAERELADALGVSRTLIGAALDRLRSTGVVASRRGAGSWISGAGHRSAAPAQHERAGLIDLARAAPPALPGLINAVDTARRDLVEHLSGNGYLTGGLPLLRERIAERYTARGLPTTPDQVMLTAGAYSAFVLCLRMLAGPGDRVLVEQPTYPNAIDAVRAAHALPVPVALDPVRGWDLTGIEAALRQASPRFAYLVVDFQNPTGLRLDAAGRERLGGLLARSRTPVVVDESLVELDYEGDPLDAPPPLAAFAGDLALTVGSAAKSQWGGLRLGWIRASAELLDRLLSSRFAVDLGAPVFDQLVLASLLEPEGYAALAQRRVDFRLQRDALIDAVHAYCPEWTFEVPAGGLSLWCRLPEPMSTRLAVSAANHGVQLAPASRFGVHGGLERWLRLPFGLPPDQLLEAVRRLSLAVESVRGYADVPAANVPVT from the coding sequence ATGAGTTCGCATCTTCCGCTGGGGAGCCGTGTCTCCGGCACCCGATTGGCCGTGTTGCTGGGGGAGTGGCGCCGTCGCGGCTCCCGGCAGGGCGCGGCGGATCTGGCCGCGGCCGTCGAGCTGCAAGTGCTCGACGGCCAGCTCCCCATCGGCACCCGGCTGCCCGCGGAGCGCGAGCTCGCCGACGCCCTCGGAGTCAGCCGCACGCTCATCGGCGCGGCGCTGGACCGGCTGCGTTCCACCGGTGTCGTCGCCAGCCGTCGCGGCGCCGGTTCGTGGATCTCCGGTGCCGGCCACCGCTCGGCCGCGCCGGCCCAGCACGAACGCGCCGGTCTGATCGACTTGGCCCGGGCCGCGCCACCCGCGTTGCCCGGCCTGATCAACGCCGTCGACACCGCGCGGCGCGACCTCGTGGAGCACCTGAGCGGCAACGGTTACCTCACCGGCGGCCTGCCGCTGCTGCGCGAGCGGATCGCCGAGCGCTACACCGCGCGCGGCCTGCCGACGACTCCGGACCAGGTGATGCTGACGGCCGGCGCGTACTCGGCTTTCGTGCTGTGCCTGCGCATGCTGGCCGGCCCCGGCGACCGCGTGCTGGTGGAGCAGCCGACGTACCCGAACGCGATCGACGCCGTGCGCGCCGCCCACGCGTTGCCCGTGCCGGTGGCGCTCGACCCTGTGCGCGGCTGGGACCTCACCGGCATCGAGGCCGCGCTGCGCCAGGCCTCGCCGCGGTTCGCCTACCTCGTCGTCGACTTCCAGAACCCCACGGGCCTGCGCCTCGACGCCGCCGGCCGCGAACGCCTCGGCGGCCTCCTCGCGCGCTCGCGCACGCCCGTGGTCGTCGACGAATCGTTGGTGGAGCTGGATTACGAGGGTGATCCGCTCGACGCGCCGCCGCCGCTGGCCGCCTTCGCGGGGGACTTGGCGCTGACGGTCGGCTCGGCCGCGAAGTCGCAGTGGGGCGGGCTGCGGCTGGGCTGGATCCGCGCGTCGGCCGAGCTGCTCGACCGGCTGCTGTCGTCCCGCTTCGCCGTGGACCTGGGGGCGCCGGTGTTCGACCAGCTGGTGCTGGCTTCGCTGCTTGAGCCGGAGGGGTATGCCGCCTTGGCCCAGCGGCGGGTGGATTTCCGGCTGCAGCGCGATGCCCTGATCGACGCCGTGCACGCCTACTGTCCTGAGTGGACGTTCGAGGTCCCGGCCGGCGGCCTGTCGCTGTGGTGCCGTCTGCCGGAACCGATGAGCACGCGCCTGGCCGTCTCGGCCGCGAACCACGGCGTGCAGCTGGCGCCGGCCTCGCGCTTCGGCGTGCACGGCGGCCTCGAACGCTGGCTGCGCCTGCCGTTCGGCCTGCCGCCCGACCAGCTGCTGGAGGCCGTGCGGCGGCTGAGCCTGGCCGTCGAGTCGGTGCGCGGTTACGCGGACGTGCCGGCGGCGAACGTGCCGGTGACCTGA
- a CDS encoding sigma factor-like helix-turn-helix DNA-binding protein, whose translation MTEATDLAARAGDRDPRVGLRAVAALRRLLEQLEAVQVRSARVHGWSWQEIAAELGVSRQAVHKKYGRH comes from the coding sequence ATGACGGAAGCAACAGACCTGGCCGCGAGGGCGGGCGACCGTGATCCCCGAGTGGGGCTTCGCGCGGTCGCGGCGCTTCGTCGGCTCCTCGAACAACTCGAAGCCGTGCAGGTGCGCAGCGCCCGCGTGCACGGCTGGTCCTGGCAGGAGATCGCCGCCGAGCTGGGGGTCAGCCGGCAGGCCGTCCACAAGAAGTACGGGAGGCACTGA
- a CDS encoding CGNR zinc finger domain-containing protein has protein sequence MHTDATLVVDFLNTVDIERGEDLLDDPGLWQRWSAQRGVSPGNADEARAIRDALRAAAGDPRLPVDQLEVPLTFSLNSQGPQLLGTTAVSAVLVAATRLAIRGDWVRLKICPADDCLEAFYDESRNRSRTWCSMRVCGNREKARTWRARATGVHN, from the coding sequence GTGCACACCGACGCGACCCTGGTGGTGGACTTCCTCAACACCGTCGACATCGAGCGCGGCGAGGACCTGCTGGACGACCCCGGGCTGTGGCAACGCTGGTCCGCCCAACGCGGCGTTTCCCCGGGTAACGCGGACGAAGCCCGAGCCATCCGCGACGCGCTGCGCGCCGCCGCCGGAGATCCGCGGCTCCCCGTGGACCAGCTCGAAGTCCCGCTGACGTTCTCACTGAACAGCCAGGGCCCGCAGCTCCTGGGGACAACCGCCGTCTCCGCGGTACTGGTCGCCGCCACCCGGCTCGCCATCCGCGGCGACTGGGTCCGGCTCAAGATCTGCCCCGCCGACGACTGCCTCGAAGCCTTCTACGACGAGTCCCGCAACCGCTCGCGCACGTGGTGCTCCATGCGCGTCTGCGGCAACCGCGAGAAGGCTCGAACCTGGCGCGCCCGCGCGACGGGTGTGCACAACTGA
- a CDS encoding DUF998 domain-containing protein has product MGISRGLRIWRMGALVAIGWGLFTITLMHVISSHDPIHDTLSSYTTTDPGLLSASVLALAVGSLAVLGCLAAGGVPLPRTTRVLLSLWALGLATAAVFPASYPPRPDLASGEIHLYSCVVAFASLPAAALTLLEPLRGTAERAVVARWLRFGVAVLVVFGVSFLFARLDEAGLPVHTVTELLPAGATQRLMLVADVVLLLGLIRVAVRVDATRTAAELQPATARD; this is encoded by the coding sequence ATGGGGATTTCACGGGGGCTGCGGATCTGGCGGATGGGCGCGCTGGTGGCGATCGGGTGGGGGCTGTTCACGATCACCCTGATGCACGTGATCAGCTCGCACGACCCGATCCACGACACGTTGTCCAGCTACACCACCACCGACCCGGGCCTGCTGAGCGCGAGCGTGCTGGCGCTCGCCGTCGGTTCGCTCGCCGTGCTCGGCTGCCTGGCGGCCGGCGGCGTGCCGCTGCCGCGGACCACACGGGTGCTGCTTTCGTTGTGGGCCTTGGGGTTGGCGACGGCCGCGGTGTTCCCGGCGAGCTACCCGCCGCGCCCGGATCTGGCCAGCGGCGAGATCCACCTGTACTCGTGCGTGGTGGCGTTCGCGAGCCTGCCGGCCGCGGCGCTGACGTTGCTGGAACCGTTGCGCGGCACGGCCGAGCGCGCGGTGGTGGCGCGGTGGCTGCGGTTCGGGGTGGCCGTTCTGGTGGTGTTCGGCGTGAGCTTCCTGTTCGCCCGCCTCGACGAAGCCGGGCTGCCGGTCCACACCGTCACCGAGCTGCTGCCGGCCGGGGCCACGCAACGCCTGATGCTCGTCGCCGACGTCGTGCTGCTGCTGGGCCTGATCCGCGTGGCGGTGCGGGTCGACGCCACCCGCACGGCGGCCGAACTGCAACCGGCCACCGCGCGGGACTGA
- a CDS encoding pyridoxal phosphate-dependent aminotransferase, whose translation MREPALVPRLRPFTATIFAEMTALAVKHGAVNLGQGFPDTDGPAGMLEAAKNSLFGGDNQYPPGPGRPELRAAIARHRLRYGTEYDPDTEVLVTAGATEAITAALIALTEAGDEVIVVEPYYDSYAAAVAMAGAQRRVIGLVETPDGHLELDLDALRDAITPRTRAVLLNSPHNPTGTVFSRAQLEAVAALCVEHDLIAVTDEVYEHLVFDDAVHLPLATLPGMRERTVSISSAGKTFNCTGWKIGWVCSTPELVAAVKAAKQFITFVSGGPLQPAVAYALDHELPWVEELRTSLQDKRDRLSAGLADAGFAVRPSSGTYFVTADVRPLGFTDAAELAWELPERVGVAAVPVKVFTDHPDEWKHLLRFAFCKRNEVIDEAVGRLRRLV comes from the coding sequence GTGCGTGAACCAGCTCTCGTCCCCCGCCTCCGCCCCTTCACCGCGACGATCTTCGCCGAGATGACGGCGCTGGCCGTGAAGCACGGCGCCGTGAACCTCGGCCAGGGTTTTCCCGACACCGACGGGCCCGCCGGCATGCTCGAAGCGGCGAAGAATTCCCTGTTCGGCGGCGACAACCAGTACCCTCCGGGGCCCGGCCGGCCCGAGCTGCGCGCCGCCATCGCGCGCCACCGGCTGCGCTACGGCACCGAGTACGACCCGGACACGGAAGTCCTGGTCACGGCGGGAGCGACCGAGGCGATCACGGCCGCGCTCATCGCACTGACGGAGGCCGGCGACGAGGTGATCGTGGTCGAGCCGTACTACGACTCCTACGCCGCGGCCGTCGCCATGGCCGGCGCCCAGCGGCGCGTGATCGGCCTGGTCGAGACGCCCGACGGGCACCTCGAGCTCGACCTCGACGCCCTGCGCGACGCCATCACGCCGCGCACCCGCGCCGTGCTGCTGAACTCGCCGCACAACCCGACCGGCACCGTGTTCTCGCGCGCGCAGCTGGAGGCCGTGGCGGCACTGTGTGTCGAGCACGACCTCATCGCGGTGACCGACGAGGTCTACGAGCACCTCGTGTTCGACGACGCGGTCCACCTCCCGCTCGCCACGCTGCCCGGCATGCGCGAGCGGACGGTGTCGATCTCCAGCGCCGGCAAGACGTTCAACTGCACCGGCTGGAAGATCGGCTGGGTCTGCTCGACGCCCGAACTGGTGGCCGCGGTGAAAGCGGCGAAGCAGTTCATCACGTTCGTCTCGGGCGGGCCCCTGCAGCCGGCGGTGGCATACGCGCTGGACCACGAGCTGCCGTGGGTCGAGGAACTGCGGACGAGCCTGCAGGACAAGCGCGACCGGCTGTCGGCGGGACTCGCGGACGCGGGTTTCGCCGTTCGCCCCAGCAGCGGCACGTACTTCGTGACGGCCGACGTCCGCCCGCTCGGGTTCACCGACGCCGCCGAGCTGGCGTGGGAGCTGCCCGAACGCGTCGGCGTCGCAGCCGTGCCCGTGAAGGTGTTCACAGATCACCCGGACGAGTGGAAACATCTGCTGCGTTTCGCGTTCTGCAAGCGGAACGAAGTCATCGACGAGGCGGTCGGACGATTGCGCCGACTCGTCTGA
- a CDS encoding Clp protease N-terminal domain-containing protein, with translation MFERFTIDARLAVVEAQIVARETGARQIELTDVLTGLARTENGAGLRLLQELGVSREDVLAELDRIRRRGGISDADVAALTEFGIDVEQIVERIEETHGPGALAGGGRRAKRGHIPFAADAKRTMELSLREAVKLGDKHLGQEHLLLALVQQKGPVPDLLAAHGVDYVSVRRVVAQREAS, from the coding sequence ATGTTCGAACGGTTCACAATCGACGCGCGGCTGGCCGTGGTCGAGGCCCAGATCGTGGCGCGCGAAACCGGCGCGCGGCAGATCGAGCTCACCGACGTCCTGACCGGGCTCGCCCGCACGGAAAACGGCGCCGGCCTGCGGTTGCTGCAGGAGCTCGGCGTGTCGCGGGAAGACGTGCTGGCCGAGCTCGACCGCATCCGCCGGCGGGGCGGGATCAGCGACGCCGACGTCGCCGCGCTCACCGAGTTCGGCATCGACGTGGAGCAGATCGTGGAACGCATCGAGGAGACCCACGGCCCCGGTGCGCTCGCCGGGGGTGGCAGACGCGCCAAACGGGGCCACATCCCGTTCGCCGCCGACGCGAAACGCACGATGGAGCTGAGCCTGCGGGAAGCCGTGAAGCTGGGGGACAAGCACCTGGGCCAAGAGCACCTGCTGCTCGCGCTGGTGCAGCAGAAAGGCCCGGTGCCCGACCTGCTGGCCGCCCACGGCGTCGACTACGTGTCGGTGCGCCGTGTGGTCGCGCAGCGGGAGGCGAGCTAG